The Knoellia sp. S7-12 region ATGATGGTGCCGGTGCGGGCGCGGGTGGCCAGCCCGGTCTCGAGGAGCTCGTCGTTGGTGACTCCGCGTCCACCCAGATGATCCACCAAGGCGGTCCAGGATGCCGGGGCGTAGCCGGCGGTGACGTGAGGACTCGTCCGCCACCCGGGCAGGCGATCGTCGAGGTAGAAGCCGGCCCAACCCGTGTCGACGCGTGCGGCGTAGAAGTCCATGGCCATGGCGTGGATCTGGGTCATTCGTCTCTGGTCGGCGACCGCGTGGTCCCACGCGGCGGCTCGGTTGAGCATCCGCTGGATCTGGGCGTCGGTGGGTTCGAGGACGCCCATGCTCTGCCGGTACACGGCGGCGGCGGCGAGGTCGGTGACCATATCGTCCGGGAGCGTGTCATGGTCGGGGGGTGTTCCTTGCCCTTGACTGCCGGGGCTGAGTTGGGCCCACTGGTCTGGGGTGGGGGCTTCGACGAGGTGACTCTGGTCGGCGGGCCACCACGGCCCTGCATCCGCGGGCATCTCAGCATCGATGTCCTCTGGTGGGGGTGGCGGGGTCTCGCCCTGGTCGAGCGACGTGGGCTGGTCGGTCAAGACCGACAGGCGCCACACCAGGGCCTGGCACCGGTCGACGTCGACGGCCCGATCAATGGCGCCGACCATGCCGATGACGCCCGCCAGAGCCTGACCGCGGGCGAGGGCGTGCTCGATGACGGTGACCAGCGACGGCCACCACGGGCTGTCCTGAAGCTGCGCGGCACGGTCGGGCCCGAGTGATGTGCTCAGCCGGGCGGTCCAAGTAGGGGTTAGGTCGTGCCGTTCGTCGACCCGGTTCGCGACGGCGGGGGAAAGGTGGCGGCTGATCCGCCACCACAGGGCGGCGGCCGCGTGGTCGTCGGGCAAGTCACCCTCGGCGACCGCGGCTTGGAGGAAGCGGTGGGCGGCCAAGCCTGAGCGGGAGACCGCGGCGAGCCGCTCGGCCAGCACCGGAGTGAACGCGTCGCTGCGGACGGTGGGAGCGATCGCCTCGAGCAGCGCTCCCCACTCGGCCAGCGCGGGGGAGTGTCCGCCGATGACGCGGGCGTCGAGGGCGCGTTGCCAGAGGGCGGTGGCCTTGGCCAGCTGTTTGGGGCCGGTAGGCCGCTGGTCGGAATCATGGACACCGGTGGCGGCGCGCCAGACGGTGACGGCGGCCAAGATGTCGGGGTTGGGGCGCCCGCGGCCAGGGCATGCCCAGGTGGGGGTCGGCGCGGTGTGGGTGCGCTGGTGGACCTGGGCGGCGAGGTCGGTGACAAGTCCTGCACGCGCGGCTAGGTAGGTGCCCCACGTTTCATGGGCGCGCAGGCTGGTGGGGATGCCGGGCAGCCACGGCAGCGGCCCGGGCTCGGCGTTGCGCAGGCTGGTGCCGTCCAGGCGCCAGTCGAGGACGGCGGCGCGGTCGCCGGCGGTGTCGAACTCTCGGGATGCTGCGGCGGACTGGAGGTGGGTGAGGGGGTCGCCGCCGCTCGCCGCGAGAAGGACGAGGTGGGCGCGCAGTGTCGGCCAGGCGGGGTCGTCGGTGATGCCGTCGACGACCTGGTCTGCGCCGGCGTCAAGGCGGGCGATGGTGGGCGGTCCGAGGTGGTGTTCGGCGGCGACGTGGAGCGCGTCGACGTACCGTGCGGTGGCGTCGGCGAGCCGGGTAGCGGGGTCCGCGTGCTCCCGCAACATCGTGGATGCGGAGGTGGGGGAGGCGTCGCGGACGAGGATCCCCTGCAACAGGTCGGTGGCGGTTCCCGGGTGGAGGTTCTCTGGGCGGATGACGGTGTGGGGGTCACCGTCGCCGACGACCTGCAGGTAGAGGTGGTTCGCGTGTCGGCCGCGGGTGAGCATTGTGTAGAGCTGCTGTCGGGATTCGGTGCCGGTGGCCAGGCCGTGCATGGTGTCGGCGGAGACGCCTTGGGCGCTGTGCACGGTGGTTGCGTAGCCAAGCTCCGTGGAGGCGGTCACGTACGTGCCTGGGAGGGTGATGACACGCCCGTGGCGGACGTGCCGCACCCTCAGGGACCCGTTTGAATGGGCGGCGAGGACGGCCCACCGGTCACCGTTCTTGACCCAGTCCGTGGCGCCGATCCGGTACCGGCGGTCATTGGTGCGGGTGATGACCTGCTCCCCGACATAGGCGGTGTTCCCGTCCGCCAACCGCACTCCTGCACGCGGTTGTATCCCGGTCAGGCGGTGGGCTTGGGCGCGCTGGTTCAGCTGTGAGGCCAACTCGCGGGTGGGGGCGAGCATGATCGAGTCCAGCCCGTTGCCGCGGTCGTGGGCCCAGGCGGTGAACACGTCGTCGGTGATCACGCCGAGGTCGCCGACATGGATCCGGCCGCGGTCCAGGTAGAACCCGAGAGCCTCAGGGTGGCCGTCGCGCAGCGCCAGGGATGCGGCGCCTTCGGCGGTGTCGACGAATCGCAACAGCTCGGACAGGTGCAGCGCACCGTGGGTGGCGGCGATGTCGCCCATGACGCCGCCGGCGCCGATCGCGGCGAGCTGCTGGTCGTCCCCGATGAGCCGCACGGACCCGCCGCGCGCGAGCACGAAGTCGACCGTGGCGGCCAGGGACAAGGTGTCGGCCATGCCGGCCTCGTCGACCAGCACCAGCGTTCCGGCGCCGATCTGGTGGGCCCAGTCGGGCAGGTCGCGGTGCGCGATGGACCAGGTCAACTTGGCCAGGGTGTCGGTCCCGGCGCCGAGCTGCTCGCGCAGGACCGCGGCTGCGGCTGCGGATGGTGCGAGGCCGATGACGGTGCCTCCGTCTTCTTCCCATGCGGCGGCCAGGGCCCGCATGGCGGTGGTCTTCCCGGTTCCGGCGGGGGCGATCGCCAGCTGCAGCCGGGACCCGGAGGTTGCCATCCCGTGCACTAGCGCGGCCTGTCCGGCGTTGAGGGTGACCCCGTTCGCGGCCTGCTCCAGCAACGCGATCGCGACCGCGTGCTCGCCTGCTCTGCGGCCGTCGCAGCGACCCGCCATCTCAACAAGGCGCTGTTCGGCGGACAGGATTTCGGCGGAGGTGAACAGGGTCGATCCGGCTACCTGATAGACGCTGGAGCCGTCGCGGCGGCGCAGTTCCTCGGGTTCGACAATGTCGTCATGGGCGCGGGTGATCCGCACTGACCTTCGCGTGATTACCTCGTCCACGAGCAGGTCCACGACCGCCTCCACCTGATCGGAGTGCAGCTCCGCGGCCCTGACTTCACGCTGCGCCTCGGCGCGCACATGCCATACCTGCCACGTCGAACGTGCGGCCTGCAGCGTGCTCAAGACGGTTCTGGAGGTGGTTCCCACCCACGCCGAACCCACCTGCTCAGGGACGGCGGGGTTGACGGTGGGGGACAGGGCCGCGGTCACCATTGCGGTTACCGCGTCGGGGCCCCCAAGGACCTCGCGCGCTTCGCGTGCCCAAGTGGTCCGCTGCTCGGTCAAGGCGCGCGGTTCGTGCTTGGCGTCGCGGGTCTCCAAGGTGGCCCGCTGGGCCAGGTGGATGGACTCGATCACCGTCGGGGGGCGGCCGTGGTCGGCCTGGAACGCGGTGGCGAGCTCGCTGCGGCGGGCTTGGATGGAGGCCCGGCGGGTGGACCACCTTTCGTTCAGGCGGGGGTCGACGCCGACGACTTCGCGGATAGAACGTTTGCTGCGGACCGTACCGCCCCGCTCGGTGAAGGTGAGTCCGAGCCGGGTGCGCAGGTGCTTCTCGATGGCCGTGTTGTAGGTCTCGGAGGCGGTGACGTTGGCCTTGAACAGGACCCGCCCGTCGATGGCCAGCCACTTCCCGGAGAGGGTTTGCACCTTGTTGGCGACGGCGACGTGGGTGTGCAGGTCGGGGTCCCCGGCGCGGGAGTCGCGGTGGGTGAACGCGGTCGCGACCAGGCCGGTAACGTCGACCTGCCTAACCCCGCGGGCGCCTTCGCGGGTGTACAGGGCGTGTTTCTCGATGAACGCCAGGGCGTCGTTGACGGCGTCGTGGTGGGCCTGCTCGATCTGGGCGGCCACCTCGACGGGGGCCACCGCCCAGAGGGTGCTGATGCTCTTGACGGGGGAGAAGGTCAGGTCGTACCCGGCCACGGCCGTGGTGCGCTGGCGGGAATGTCTGGCGATGGTCGCGGCGACCTCGCGGGCGTCCGCTGGGGGGCGGCCGTGCTCGGCGGTGAAGAACTCCACCGCGACCTGGGTGCGGACCTGGGCCCGTTCGTCCACGCTCAGCGGAGAGTCGCGCGGGTGGCCTTGGCTTGTGGCGAGCTTCTCCATGCGCTGCGCAACCTCGAGCCGGAAGGCGCTGACGTCGCCGGGATACACCGGGTACGGCGAGCCCAGCCGGGCGACCGTCTGGTAGTCCCTCTCGGTCAGGCCGGGGCCCTGGAGACTGGCCTGTCGCTGCGACGCGAGGGGGTGGTGTCCGGACCCGAACAGCGACTGCATCTGATCCGCGGTGACCTCGTCCCCGCCAGCGAGGCCCTCGACCCCGGCCAGCCCCAACCCGACCCACCGGCCGGGCGCTTCACCCTGCTCGGCGTAGTAGGCGGCCAGGCCCGCGCGGCCGCCTTCGGTGCGGTCCTGGGCAGCCACTTGACGGGTCAGGTAGTCATACCCCGACCCCGCCGTCAGCTTGTGGAGGCTCATCGTCACCCTGCCCAAAGC contains the following coding sequences:
- the mobF gene encoding MobF family relaxase → MSLHKLTAGSGYDYLTRQVAAQDRTEGGRAGLAAYYAEQGEAPGRWVGLGLAGVEGLAGGDEVTADQMQSLFGSGHHPLASQRQASLQGPGLTERDYQTVARLGSPYPVYPGDVSAFRLEVAQRMEKLATSQGHPRDSPLSVDERAQVRTQVAVEFFTAEHGRPPADAREVAATIARHSRQRTTAVAGYDLTFSPVKSISTLWAVAPVEVAAQIEQAHHDAVNDALAFIEKHALYTREGARGVRQVDVTGLVATAFTHRDSRAGDPDLHTHVAVANKVQTLSGKWLAIDGRVLFKANVTASETYNTAIEKHLRTRLGLTFTERGGTVRSKRSIREVVGVDPRLNERWSTRRASIQARRSELATAFQADHGRPPTVIESIHLAQRATLETRDAKHEPRALTEQRTTWAREAREVLGGPDAVTAMVTAALSPTVNPAVPEQVGSAWVGTTSRTVLSTLQAARSTWQVWHVRAEAQREVRAAELHSDQVEAVVDLLVDEVITRRSVRITRAHDDIVEPEELRRRDGSSVYQVAGSTLFTSAEILSAEQRLVEMAGRCDGRRAGEHAVAIALLEQAANGVTLNAGQAALVHGMATSGSRLQLAIAPAGTGKTTAMRALAAAWEEDGGTVIGLAPSAAAAAVLREQLGAGTDTLAKLTWSIAHRDLPDWAHQIGAGTLVLVDEAGMADTLSLAATVDFVLARGGSVRLIGDDQQLAAIGAGGVMGDIAATHGALHLSELLRFVDTAEGAASLALRDGHPEALGFYLDRGRIHVGDLGVITDDVFTAWAHDRGNGLDSIMLAPTRELASQLNQRAQAHRLTGIQPRAGVRLADGNTAYVGEQVITRTNDRRYRIGATDWVKNGDRWAVLAAHSNGSLRVRHVRHGRVITLPGTYVTASTELGYATTVHSAQGVSADTMHGLATGTESRQQLYTMLTRGRHANHLYLQVVGDGDPHTVIRPENLHPGTATDLLQGILVRDASPTSASTMLREHADPATRLADATARYVDALHVAAEHHLGPPTIARLDAGADQVVDGITDDPAWPTLRAHLVLLAASGGDPLTHLQSAAASREFDTAGDRAAVLDWRLDGTSLRNAEPGPLPWLPGIPTSLRAHETWGTYLAARAGLVTDLAAQVHQRTHTAPTPTWACPGRGRPNPDILAAVTVWRAATGVHDSDQRPTGPKQLAKATALWQRALDARVIGGHSPALAEWGALLEAIAPTVRSDAFTPVLAERLAAVSRSGLAAHRFLQAAVAEGDLPDDHAAAALWWRISRHLSPAVANRVDERHDLTPTWTARLSTSLGPDRAAQLQDSPWWPSLVTVIEHALARGQALAGVIGMVGAIDRAVDVDRCQALVWRLSVLTDQPTSLDQGETPPPPPEDIDAEMPADAGPWWPADQSHLVEAPTPDQWAQLSPGSQGQGTPPDHDTLPDDMVTDLAAAAVYRQSMGVLEPTDAQIQRMLNRAAAWDHAVADQRRMTQIHAMAMDFYAARVDTGWAGFYLDDRLPGWRTSPHVTAGYAPASWTALVDHLGGRGVTNDELLETGLATRARTGTIIDRFRDRAILPITHEHQILGFVARRHPKLTEDDRWGPKYLNTADTVLFHKGAQLHGVTTELLDHGAVPVLVEGPIDALAVTLSGHGHYVGVAPLGTALTDEQARELATLSTHPVVATDADLAGRIAAERAFWLLAQHGADPLAVDIPEGADPASVLHNHGPAALLELLGSARPLGAMLIDERLANLPTNAAVNSAARVIAASPPTSWVAQIRTLQRRTASPLESIAGLVRTAATRWNNAPAEVANEHLAESTTIQVRLARTQDPLSRWISLAEDIHDGLSSEPDWPALAYVLQSLADSDLDVAHVTRAAVDRRALSDRPAQDLRYRLIGLLPPPPNNDLPLDCATAPGVVSHRHQQPGRHPSMHSHSRSNR